From the Vibrio ziniensis genome, the window TGTGAGTTCTTTGAGTTTAAGTTTCCACATGTTTCAAAGTTTTCTTCTGTTATCGTCTTTTCGATTAAATATAGGAATTGCGATTTATACCAAAACCTATAGGCGATGTAAACTAATGAAAATTTGAGGGCAGTTTTATGTTGAATGAGAAAGAAATGTCTGTTGGAGAACGATTAAAGCAGGCTAGAGTTACCCACAAGCCAGCTTTAACTCAGAAGGATGTATCCGACCGTTCTGGTATTAGTCAGTCAGTTATCAGTGACTTAGAACGAGGCAAAATACAAGGCACAACAAAGATGATAGAGCTTGCGGCATCAGTGAATGTCAATGCTTTATGGCTTTCTAGCGGTCATGGCGAAATGAGAAGTCCAGAGACTGAAAGACTTACTGAGATTCAAAGGTTATCTCACGCTATTCAAAAACTAGATTTAACGAAAGAACAAGTTGAAAGGCTTGTTAACATGGCTATTGCCGAAGCCTCAAAAATGGCATTCGAACAACAAAGATAAGCTTTTGCAGCTAATTTGATTATATTTTATACGCTTAACGCCCCTCCGATATTGCAATTGACATGTAAATTGTCATTAGAAACTTAACGTTCTTAGTGTAGAACGTTATTTTTTGCATTTAAATATAGGTATTCCTATTTACTCAATATCGTAATACCTATATATTCCATTCCAACGCTAAGACGTATGCTCTTTAACAAGTTGGAATTTACGCAATAATTTATGCGCCTCACTACCGTGGCGCTTACCTCTCTAGCAGTAGGCTTTGGGGGTAATAACGGCAGTAAATCTACAGTTGCCCGAATGGTGTGGTAACGAGCTCTTTCCCCGAAGTGCTTTAGTAGTTAAGGGGCGGCTTTCTTAGGAGAGCCATTTTGAAACCTCTTTATCTGTAGGAACAGCCGAGCTAGTGATAACCTACTTAGCCTAGCAAAGCTGAGATAGAGAGGTTTCAAAATAGAACTGGGTTCGCTATCGAACCTCTCTTCCTTCTATCTGTATTGCACAGCCAAATCTGGCAACACGTGCACTCCGCAATAAATCCCTATTTTGCAGTATGACCATGTTTTCAATAACCCTTTGAAAAATTTCAAACAGCCGTGGTCATTCTGCACCCCTTTTCCAATTGGAGTTCGTTATGAAAACTTTGACTCAAGAGAGCTTTGAGCAACTGCGAAAGCATCTCGAATCTTTACCTAAAGAACGCATTACCGACTACTGCCGTGAGCATGGCTTCCATAACGTTTCTCCCGCACTACTTACTGAATTTGAAATATCTTCATCTATCAAAGCCCAAGGCAGTTTAGCTGTATAAGGATCAGAAAATGGCAATTAAATTCTTTATCGCAACTTGCGAGAAAAAGGTATCAAAACACCCTGTTAAAGATGGCAAGACTTACACGATTCCCATTAAGGCGGAAACCCAAGCCGACGCTAAGGAGGCAGCTAAAGCTAAGATTGAGCAAATTGACGCAGCCTTTGAGGGTGAATCTGAAACCTATAGCGATTGGTATAAGAACCCTAACCTTGAGAAAGTCAGCGAAGAAGATTACAACGCTGCCGAACTAGCTTTGATAGCTGAATCTGTGAAGGATTCAGATATTGATGATCAACTTGTTCTTGAAGATCAGCACCCAAACGAGGATTTTCCGGAAATCCAATCTGACGGTTTTTACAACTCAAATGACCCTAAAGCTGAAACCTCCTCTTTCATTTTCCAAAACGATGGCGAAATGATGCAAGCCGCGAAAGTATTCATACTGAAGGTAGCTCCAAATCAATGGTCATTTGGCTTTAAATACCGAAGTGGAAGCTTTGAAAAACATGACCAAATGAACTTAGACCGCGTTGGTCTTAGCCGAGAAGAAGCGATCGATTCCGGTATACTACGCTTAGAGAACTTCCTTGATTACCAAGACGAGTTTGGTAATGACGAAAGTCAATCAGGCTTTATCTCAGCCGCTATGAATTACAATTTTTATGACGGCTTTAAAACCAACATTGAGCAGATTATTGATGCTCTAAAATCCCACCCTGACATTGAAAACGCAGAGAATGAAAACGAAGATTTCATTCACGTAGTTCAGGCTCACTTTGAAGGATTCTGGTCTAACGCCGAATCACCCGCGCCCGCAATTGAACACATTCATATGATGCGAACAATTGGCGTTCTGTATAACGAAGAGGCTTGCCTTGAAAGCTTCAAACAATACCTTCCTATTCAAGTTTCACCAAAAACACAACAAACGATGAGCCGCATTGAAGATGCGCTAAACAAGCCCGCAGTAAATGATCCTGACATCTCAAATAGAATCTGGAAGGCTGCAATTCCAATCAACGAGAATATTCATGTAGTCATTGCAATCATGGATTGTACCGATCAAGGTTGGCGATTCGCCTATGAGGGCAACTCGCAACAAGAATGCATTTTCGGTGATGCTGAAATCTTTAGTGCAGAGTTCACTATTGACCGTAAGGAATCTATCAAAAAAGCGGCACAGCACATCACCGACGCACTTTATCAATACGACACTTCACTAGCTCTTGCGAAAGTATTCATGAAATCGCCTTACATTCAGGTTTTCGAAGAGAATTGTATAGAAGTATCGAACGATGCTGATCCCGACAATATACATGATGATCGTATTCGCCTTGCTATTCAAAAACGCTTTGACGCTAGACCTAACGCGACAACCAAAGAAGGCGAAATCAGCATAGCTTACGAAGCAATTTCAAGCTTAATCACAGATGAAACTGACATTGATTTGCTTGTTGTTGAAATCGAGAACACCGAGCATTGTAACCACATTTTCATGTCTCCCTACGTAGATGATCTAGTAAAGAAATGCACACCTGATCCGGTGAAGCTACATCCTCAGATTTTCAGTGCCATTCAGGCAAGATTGAAAAAAGCTGATTTAACCGAATCGGACATGATGAAAGCGCATGACCTGATCATCCCAAACGTGACCGAAAAGACAGACATAAACCTACTTTGTAACCAGATCGCAAATATCAAGAACCACAATAATCTCTTAGTTGGAACAAATGCTTGCCAATTAGTTATACAGTGCGAAAAACAAGATACCGAACGCCAAAATTCAGAGCACAACCAAAGCAATAAATACGAAGTTTTTGTTTCAGAGTGCCTAGCGTGCATCGATGATTCCCACTTAGATTACTCAAGTGAACAGTACAAGGTCATGGGCTGTAACTTAGAACGTACGATTAATGATTACGTTGGATATGAAAATGGTCAGCTCGATGTTGAATCTACATTAAAAAATATCCGTGAAGTTGATTGGGATAGCGGCAACGAATGTGCAAAACACTTCTTAAATGGGCGACTTCTACGTGCTTTAGTTAGCGAGAACATGGAGGTAACCACACCAAGCGAAACCAACCATAAGCCTCAAGAAGTACAAAGTTCAAAGGAAGTAATCGATGCCGAACCTGAACAAGAAGATCTACGAGAAGAACAAAATTCACAAGAAAATCGACCTGCTTCTGATGAGTCTATTACCCCTGTTACTCGTCCTGCTGTATCGCTTACCGTTGTAGATAATGAACCCGCAGAGCCAATCGAAGTTGTAACTATCGCTGACCTACCAGATAGCTATAACACTAACCCCAATATGTCGTTATGGATGAAAGGCTTCAAGACTGATTTACAGCATGTTAAGCCCGACCAGAACGGACGGTTATCTATTAAGACACAATACCGTTTGATGAAAGCAACTGAAATTTGGGGAGCGGTCGGTGTTGGTTGGGGTTACAAGGTTCTTCGTGAATGGGTAGATAACGGAGCTCCAATCATTATGAACGGAGCTATCACAGAGTACTTTGAGCAAATTCATAAGGTAGAAATCGAATTCTGGTACATGCACGAAGGAACGAAGGTTTCATTTACCCAGTATGGCGACACCAGAAAGCTTTATATGGCTCGTGGCGGTTACTTTGTACATGACGATGAAGTTGAGAAGAAGTCGCTATCTGACGCATTAGGTAAAGCAATGTCGATGGTTGGTATCTGTGCCGATGTTTACCTTGGTACGTATGATGGTGACGCTTTACTTAACAAAACCGAGCAGATGCATTTAGCAAACCGCCAACTTAAACAGCTTGAGTTTGATGGACAAGCTTCCGATGCTGCAATTGCGAAAGCTAAGAGCTATACAGACAAATTCAAATCAGCGCCTAGCCTAGCTGAAATTAAGCGCCTAGAAAAACTAGCCATAACCGCATTAGAAGCTTATCCAACACCGGATGAAGATAGCCAACGTAAGAAACAAAAAGCCGTATCCGCTATCTCTGCACAAGCTACC encodes:
- a CDS encoding helix-turn-helix domain-containing protein, with the protein product MLNEKEMSVGERLKQARVTHKPALTQKDVSDRSGISQSVISDLERGKIQGTTKMIELAASVNVNALWLSSGHGEMRSPETERLTEIQRLSHAIQKLDLTKEQVERLVNMAIAEASKMAFEQQR